Genomic window (Blastocatellia bacterium):
TTGTCGGCGGTCTATAAGCTCGTGGGGCTTGAGCAGGACGGCCACATCAGCGGGCGCATCAAGCTGAGCAAGGACAAGGCGACCTATCCCGGCGCGAAACAGGTCTGGCGCGAAACGGTCGCGGGCCGCTACAGCCGAGACATCATCGCCGCCGCCGATGAGCCGCCGCCCGGCCCGGCGTGGCAGCCCTTGCTTGAAGCCGTCATGAGCGATGGCCGCTGCCTCGATCAACGCTTCGCCGATTGCGAGACCGACGACAATGCGCCCATCAGCCGGCGGCGAGTGTCGCGCAAACGGCGGCTCGACGAGGCGCAAGCGCGCGCCGCAAGCGAGCTTGCGCGCCTGTCTGAGGCGTTGCTGCCGAATGAAGCGACGGCCCGTTATCCGGTCAATGTCAGCGTTCGGCTTCAGCAAGAGCAGGACGTTTTGCGGGCGGCGCACGAGCAGCGATTATCGGTAGATTCGCCCTCGGAGCCCGGCTAAAATGAAAGTCAGAGGAGCCCAACATGGCAAACCCATTCGAAGACGCAGCCTTGATTCTTGTCGATATCCAGAATGATTTTTGCCCCGGCGGCGCGCTCGCCGTTGCTGAAGGCGACAAAGTCGTGCCGGTCGTTAATCGTTTGATGCCGCACTTCCCGCTCGTCGTTTCGACGCTCGACTGGCACCCGGCGAATCACGTTTCGTTTCGTGACCAGGGCGGGCCGTGGCCGCCACACTGCGTACAGCAGACCTTTGGCGCTGAATTGCACCCGGCGCTCGACCGCCAGCAGATCGCGCATACGTTCCGCAAAGCCTCAACGCCTGAGCGCGATGCCTATTCGGAGTTCGAAGGCGTTGATGACGAGGGGCGCTCGCTCGATCAGTACCTGAAGGCGCGCGGCGTCAATCGCGTTTATGTGGCGGGGCTGGCGACCGATTATTGCGTGCGGGCGACGGCGCTCGACGCTTTACGGCTCGGCTATGAAACCTATGTAGTGACCGATGCCGTCCGCGCCGTCAACGTACAGCCCGGCGATGGCGCAAAGGCGCTGGACGAAATGCAGGCTCACGGGGCGCGGCTGGTCGCCAGTAACGAGATGCTCGCGAGCGCCAGCCGGACGAGCGCCGGCGCTTGCCATTGATCTTTCTGCGGGCTGGCGGACAACGCCCGCGCGCCGGATCGTCCTCAGAATGGCAAGCCGCGTATTGCTGTCGCGCGCCGCAGTTGTGATAATCTAGCAGGTCAACCCTGAGTCGGAATTAACTTCTGTGGAGGGACATCTTGATCGAACGAATTCAACAAGCGCTCAAAGACGCCGACCTCGACGGCTGGCTGTTCTATAGCTTCCGCGACAGCGACCCCATCGCCTCCAACATTCTTGGCCTCGGCGGCGAAGGCCACATGGCGACGCGGCGCTGGTTCTACCTGGTGCCGCAATCGGGCGAGCCGGTTAAGCTCAACCACTCGATTGAACGCCATGTGCTGGATCGTCTGCCCGGACGCCAGCTCATCTACCTGCCGTGGCAGCAACTTCACGAATACTTGAAAAGCTCGTTGCTGGCGCTCAATGGCCAGCGCCCGCCGCGCATCGCCATGCAGTACTCTCCGAACAACACCATCCCTTACCTGTCGCGTGTCGACGGCGGCACCATCGAGCTGATCCGCTCGTTCGGCGTCGAGATCGTTTCGTCGGCCGATCTGGTGCAGGTCTTCGAGTCGGCCTGGAACGACGAGCAACTGGCGATGCACGAAGAGGCGGCGCGCGGTCTCTACGCTTCGGTCAAGGAAGCCTTCGCGGAGATCGGCAGGCGGATCAATGAAGGCGTCCCGACCAACGAGTATGATATCCAGCAGTTCATCCTTGGGCGCTTTGCGGCGCGCGGCATGGTCTCGAAAGACCCGCCCATCGTCGCCGTCAACGGCAACGCCGCCATGCCGCATTACGAGCCGACGCATGAGCAGCACTCGCCGATCAACAAAGGCGATTTCGTGCTGATCGATCTCTGGGCGAAGCT
Coding sequences:
- the pncA gene encoding bifunctional nicotinamidase/pyrazinamidase, which translates into the protein MANPFEDAALILVDIQNDFCPGGALAVAEGDKVVPVVNRLMPHFPLVVSTLDWHPANHVSFRDQGGPWPPHCVQQTFGAELHPALDRQQIAHTFRKASTPERDAYSEFEGVDDEGRSLDQYLKARGVNRVYVAGLATDYCVRATALDALRLGYETYVVTDAVRAVNVQPGDGAKALDEMQAHGARLVASNEMLASASRTSAGACH
- a CDS encoding Xaa-Pro peptidase family protein — protein: MIERIQQALKDADLDGWLFYSFRDSDPIASNILGLGGEGHMATRRWFYLVPQSGEPVKLNHSIERHVLDRLPGRQLIYLPWQQLHEYLKSSLLALNGQRPPRIAMQYSPNNTIPYLSRVDGGTIELIRSFGVEIVSSADLVQVFESAWNDEQLAMHEEAARGLYASVKEAFAEIGRRINEGVPTNEYDIQQFILGRFAARGMVSKDPPIVAVNGNAAMPHYEPTHEQHSPINKGDFVLIDLWAKLDRPNAVYADITWNSFVGEQVPTDVTEVFNLVRDARDAATEYVKAAFSEGRTVYGWQVDDACREVIQKGGYGDYFIHRTGHNIHTEVHGNGANIDNLETQDSRVLIPRTCFSIEPGIYLEGRFGVRSEIDVYVSENEARVTGGEPQREVVAILAP